A stretch of the Capsicum annuum cultivar UCD-10X-F1 chromosome 10, UCD10Xv1.1, whole genome shotgun sequence genome encodes the following:
- the LOC107843845 gene encoding protein PGR, producing MEKHLIQPAIAALLSFVIAVRAYKRKSLNLSGAVSGFIVMFIHLAVNYRFGAMLLVFFFTSSKFTKFGEDRKRKLDADFKEGGQRDWIQVLFNGGIATLLVLTSWKLIGSQDRCLDSKESRIITALIGGIIGQYCCCNGDTWSSELGILSNEEPRLITTFKPVRRGTNGGVTKAGLLAAAAAGSVIGLTFVVMGFFTTKCTSDVTVKQLFVIPLSALAGVCGSVIDSLLGATLQFSGFCTVRKKVVGKPGPTVKRISGLAVLDNNAVNLVSILLTTAITSIAFLYIF from the exons ATGGAGAAGCATTTAATTCAACCAGCAATCGCTGCTCTTCTTTCATTTGTAATCGCTGTTCGAGCTTACAAACGGAAGTCTCTCAATTTATCCGGAGCTGTTTCCGGATTCATCGTTATGTTCATTCACCTAGCGGTTAATTATCG GTTTGGTGCTATGTTGCTGGTGTTCTTTTTTACTTCATCAAAGTTTACCAAATTTGGAGAAGATCGAAAGAGGAAACTTGATGCTGATTTCAAAGAGGGCGGTCAACGTGATTG GATTCAAGTCCTCTTCAACGGTGGCATCGCTACCCTTTTGGTTCTGACTTCATGGAAGCTGATTGGTTCACAGGACAGGTGTCTGGATTCAAAAGAATCACGCATAATAACTGCTTTAATTGGTGGTATCATTGGTCAGTATTGCTGCTGCAATGGGGATACGTGGTCTTCGGAGCTTGGGATACTTAGTAATGAGGAGCCTCGACTAATTACAACCTTCAAG CCAGTTCGAAGGGGTACAAATGGTGGAGTGACAAAAGCAGGACTCTTGGCTGCAGCAGCAGCAGGCAGTGTCATTGGATTGACATTTGTAGTCATGGGATTTTTCACTACTAAGTGCACATCTGATGTGACTGTAAAGCAGCTTTTTGTTATACCACTTTCTGCATTGGCTGGAGTATGTGGAAGTGTTATTGATTCTTTATTGGGAGCAACGCTACAGTTCAGTGGATTTTGCACTGTTCGGAAGAAG GTGGTTGGGAAGCCAGGACCAACGGTGAAGAGAATATCTGGTCTTGCTGTCCTTGATAATAATGCAGTGAACCTCGTATCAATATTGCTGACAACCGCTATAACCTCAATTGCATTCTTATACATTTTCTGA